The sequence AGATTACCACTTTAAATCATGAGTAAAAAAATTATATCTGAGCTTCTTCAGGCTGAATCTGACGCGATTACTAACCTTATTGGCAAGATCGAAGACCCATTAATACAAGCCGTAGAATTATGCACAACTTGCACTGGCAGGGTTATTGTTGTAGGTTTAGGAAAAAGCGGGCTTGTAGGCAGGAAAATAGCAGCAACTCTTGCCTCGACTGGGACTTCGAGCCTTTTTATTCATGCCGCCGAGGCTCTCCATGGTGATCTCGGGATGATAACCGCCAATGATTGTGTTATTCTAATAACAAAGAGTGGTTACACACCGGAAATCCAAAATCTTATTCCTCTTCTTAAAAGAATGGGTATCAAGATTGTAGCTATTACGGGCAATCCAAATTCACCAACCGCCGAAGAAGCCGACCTTGTTCTCAATATCGGAGTTTCTGCCGAAGCCGAACCCATTGGGATCGTGCCGACTACCTCGACTACTGCTACTATGGCGCTCGGCGACGCTCTCGCTATTGCTCTTATGGCACGTAAGGGATTCACTAAAGAGGATTTTGCAATGTTCCATCCAGCAGGGAACCTTGGAGTGCTGCTAAAGCGTGTCTTTGACGTTATGCGTTCTGGCGATTCCATGCCTATTGTAAGTGCGAATGCCACTGTTATGGAGGGTATTCTTGAAATGAGCGAGAAGCGGCTTGGTCATGTCCTTATTTCCGAAAGAGAAATTTTAATGGCCATATTCTCAGACGGCGACCTTCGTCGAGCGCTTCAAGCACACCCCAATGAGGATATTGTTTCACTTCCAATATCAACTTTTTCTACCACAAAACCGTTTATTATCGAGGCAAATGCCCTTGTCGGGGAGGCGGTTAGGTTGATGGAAACCAAGAAAATCACAGCACTTCCTGTGCTTTCAGAAGGGAAGTTGGTTGGGATAGTTCATCTTCATGATATACTCGAAACTCGGGTCGTGTAGATGTCTCTTAGGCGCGATCTTATACGCGACACCATGCTTTATGGTTTCGGTGATATTTTTACCAAGGCCATCGCTTTCCTGCTTATTCCACTTTATACAAATGCATTGCTTCCTGAGGAATACGGTATTTATCAGCTTATCGTGCTTTTTGTGACTGTTATGATGGTGCTTTCGATGAGTGGTATGAATGTAGCGCTTTTTAAGCACTTTGTGGTTACAAACGACCAACGTAAACGAAAAGAGCTATTCACGATAACTATAGTATGGGTTTTTTTTAGCTCTGTGGTTATAATCGGTTTATCGATGATCCTTTCGCGCCCTTTATCGAACTTACTTACGGGTAATCCCGGAAGGGGTGACCTAGTGGGGCTTGCCGC is a genomic window of bacterium containing:
- a CDS encoding KpsF/GutQ family sugar-phosphate isomerase: MSKKIISELLQAESDAITNLIGKIEDPLIQAVELCTTCTGRVIVVGLGKSGLVGRKIAATLASTGTSSLFIHAAEALHGDLGMITANDCVILITKSGYTPEIQNLIPLLKRMGIKIVAITGNPNSPTAEEADLVLNIGVSAEAEPIGIVPTTSTTATMALGDALAIALMARKGFTKEDFAMFHPAGNLGVLLKRVFDVMRSGDSMPIVSANATVMEGILEMSEKRLGHVLISEREILMAIFSDGDLRRALQAHPNEDIVSLPISTFSTTKPFIIEANALVGEAVRLMETKKITALPVLSEGKLVGIVHLHDILETRVV